The genomic window agtggtactcccaactcttgatgagctacatcaaccttgagcaatccacaccagttcaactacatgatcatgatcaacagcaccacccaaggtatgtttattccatcttagagaagctttactccaagtcatgagtcaaagcaactcaacaagatgagaatacatcaaaatgcttgaacaaaaaatggtaaccccattttgagcttaaacgatgagtatgacctatgatcaagtgatctcacttgactcctatgtcaatatactctacATAGGttactttgtcgccgaccaattctagatgaagttctcgtgtGTTCTTTTCTGCgcccttgcatttgtctcatgcatatttgtttcccttttAAAAAAGCTTCATCTAGATTTCATTTCTCTTCTttgtgttctgcattccctgcatcaaattccttgcaaatccttgtgagatattacttgtctagtgagctgaggtgacaagtgttttctctatcatgaactcggtcacaccggtctgaTGTGTTCAGTTCAACCGAAACCTTTCGGTGCAAccaaagcacacaactcggtgccaccgatttcacagcAGGAAAGACATCTTGCCACTTGTTCATGTATTCTTTTAgatctagctccactcaatgattcttgttcTCTACCAGCATCACGTTCGACTTGCTTCTTTGTTTTGTGCCtccaggaccaaacccatttgtaacaaaatTCTAGAAAACCCCTTCTTGGAaactgatgtcaaagggggagagagagatcacatcaaacattaatcatatctatagggggagaaaTACTCAGGGGTagagagagtaatcttcaaggaccccagatgctgggtgttcaagaggagagaagtcacatgtcttcaagaggggaaagacatgttcatatttgattgcattagctctattttcttttttttctttgctttgattttctgttccctatcttctcccagtacccatgctagattcaggggggcaagacacctaagggaaggaaatccctgaattcattgcatatctttacctttggggacatgtctatcaatggagtactcagtactcactctctacatgtcatcccagtcttggtattcttgtggtttcttttgtttgcttcggctagtaggtgtatctatgttgtctaaccttgtttacgcgggttcattccatcctaagccaactcaagaccacaaggtaagtatatgcatcacagtcatgtgtatgaggaattcttgctgatgtacatactgtttgcaagaaggactcatgagcatgaaggtacatttgccatattcacatctttttctctgatgcatatagccaagatacatgtaacacattgctaactctctcatgtttatgcattcacatgctcctgtattccatatttacatgattgcatacatgtagggggagcctatgcatgttacatgtctttccaaagctttacttgttattctctatatctttatctaaatctttgatgtatgttgtcatcaattaccaaaaagggggagattgaaagcacaagtgctccctgggtgattttggtaatttatgtcaacatatcttttgttggactaacacttttacctagtatgtttcagataaagtTCAACAatagagtggcatggactaaaggatgtggaaccccttcaaaatgctaaggacaaaaggattggctcaagctcaaagcacaatactctacattttctattttagtgatccaagatcacattgagtctataggaaaagccaatactatcaagaagggatgaggtgttgcttaatgagtttcttgctcaaaatgcttagtgatatgctccaaacccctcaaccactttctcacatccacatatgtcccaaaccaaaagtcaaactcggccccaccgattctatctatccggcgccaccgagttcagatgtcatagccactgccacaaaccctaatcaaatcggtctcaccgatagggatctcgatctcaacaaaatgggattgtaatctctctatatgtatccattaccaaaattggtctcaccgagtttgtgtaatcggtcctactgaTATTAAAATGCAAACTCTATGTTCCTCTtagtaacattttggtccaaccgagatgagcgaatcggtcccaccaagtttgcctgaccaactctctggttagcttattaccaaaatcggtctcactgagtttttgtaatcggtctcaccaagattacgttatgccctaaccctaaccatatgggtcccaccgagttgacatgtcggtcccaccgaaaatcctaacggtcacattatttgataaatcggtccgaccgagtttcacgattcggcccaccgagattggtaagttgtgtgtaacggttagattttgtgtggaggctatatatacccctccacccactcttcattcatggagagagccatcagaacatgcctatacttccaacatacattttctgagagagaaccacctaacttgtgttgaggtcaagatattccattcctaccatatgaatcttgatctcttaccttctccaagttgctttccactcaaatcttctttccaccaaatccaaatcctgtgagagagagttgagtgttggggagactatcatttgaagcacaagagcaaggagttcatcatcaacacaccatttgtgacttcttggagagtggtgtctcctagattggctaggtgtcacttgggagcctccgacaagattctagagttgaaccaaggagtttgtaagggcaaggagatcgcctacttcatgaaggtCTAGCCTAGTGagtcaagtccttcgtgggtgacggccatggtgggatagacaaggttgcttcttcgtggacccttcatgggtggagcccaccGTGGATTCGCGCAGTCGTTacacttcgtgggttgaagtctccatcaacatggatgtacgatagcaccacctatcggaaccacgacaaaaacatctctgtctccaattgcatttgtacactccaatcccatccctttacattcttgccagttgcatgctttactttacgCTGCTCATATacactttgcatgcttgcttgtgaatgttaaacttgtgccaaaactcctctttaacttaaagagattaaaaactgcaacttttctcacttagtgtctaatcacccccccccctcctaaCACCTCTTTTCAATCCTTTCACCTACCAGCGATGCTTAGTTGCCTGCTATTGGTAATTAGTTGCCTACCATTGCTGCTCAGTTGCCTAACTTTACAAAATACTTGCCTAGATATAGTTTGAAGTTGCTTACCATTGCTTTTCTAAGTTTCCTACAACACTATAAAGTTGCCTACCGGTGATGCTTAGTTGCCTTGCTACTCATTTGCCTAACTTTACAAATTAGTTGCATACATATAGTGTGAACTTGCTTATCATTGCTTTTCCAAGTTGCCTACAACACTCTGAATTTGCCTACTGATGATGTTTATATTAGTTGCTTGCAATTACTATTTCAGTTGCCTATCTATGAAACTAAGTTTCTTACCATAACTAAAAGTATTGTAAGCACTAAAGATGTCATTAAGCTACTCGCTAGTCATACCAAAAAGCTTAGTGTAAATGTAAGCCTACCTCGAAAAACTAAGTTGCCAGCAATACTATAAACTTGGAGGTGAAGCTAGTTATGGTAGAATACATTCTAGTTATGGTATGAAATTTAGAGGTGAAGCTAGTTAACTTAGTAGTCATGATAGCCAACTTCGAAGGGGTCTTCGATGGTAGGTTGTCATACTGCACACACTAACAAGAAGTTGCTTTCATATAACACTAAGAGCGTGTTCGGATTCTCTCTACTCCTCAACTCTGCTCCAAGAGCCGGTGGAGTGGTGCCGAACGCTCGAACTCCCCAGAGTTGCAAATCCGGAGCGGAGCAGGCTGCTATGCACTTGTACGGAGCGGCAATTTGCAGGATCTCAAATATGAAATTATGGAGTTGGTAAGATTTACAGAAGAAGTGCCACCGCCAAGTGAAAACGGTTCGAGTGGGCACGGCTGACTCGCTCATTTCTATCTGTCCTAGGGAATCGGGAGTGGAGCTACCTGCCGAACAGACTTTTCTAGTGCTATTTTTTACAAGGAGCAACTTTTTGGGAGAAGGAGCTGGGGCTGAGGATTCGGAGGAGCCGGACCACTTCTGAACAAGCTCTAAAGCTGCTTCCTTAGCACCCGAAGTTGCTCGAAAAAAGTTGGTCGAAACATACTcatatggggtctagttttgaagagctcgtcATGGGGAACCTAGTGGTGAAAACAGATCTTGATTTCGATGTTCAGTTCAAAAGTTATAGCTTTTTGTAAATTTAAAAATGTAAACTAAATGCATGCATGTGGGAACTTGCTGATAAGTCAAGGACGGGAAGGCACAAGGAAACGCTGTGACCATGTGCTTTTTCCTGCGCGTTAAGTCCTCTCTGTGGGCCCCTTGGGTTGGTTTTATTTCTACTATCCATTAAGGGACCGCGTGGGGAGGGAGATAGTGGACAAGACCGTGCGCTCGAGACAACGAAAAACTCTAGCTGCGTTTTTAAACAATAAATTGTAGAGACTATTTACAACGGTACCTGGAAGGGGGTGGAATCCCTGATGCACTGGCATCACACTCCAAAATCCTTCTTGACCGTGCCTGCCCTctttgacactactaggaaaatgcttatagatagaagtttaccagtagcgcctgTTTATGACCACACGCTACTAgtatttaccagtagcgctgtgtATAAAGGACGCTACTACTATTAAATAACAGCAGCGTGTGTTAGCTTGGGCCGCGCTGCTGTTACATGGGCCACAGGGCAAAAATAGTAGCCCACTTACCTATAGCGTTTGTTTCGAACAGGCTCTATAGctagtgggcttagcagtagcgcaagCCTCTACCCAGTGCTACTACTAGAGGAAAAGAAAATCGGCCCGAGCGCCCCTACCCCCTCGCTCTCACATTATCGATCCCCTCCGCCTGACGATGCCGCCGCGGTTAGGGTTCCTTCCCGTCCGCCTCACCCccgtcgacggtgtcgtgtgccGCCACCACGCATGGTCGCCTCTTGCCTCTTCCGACGCTCCAGCCCCGTAAGTCCCCCTCGATCTCCTCCTCCCTACGCGCGCCACCACTAGCTAGTTAGGCTTCGATCGATTCGCCGGGGCGGACCGAGCAAGTCGACGACCTCGAGCATGGTGGGGCGGTTCTTGGGCACGCTGTGCAGGCAGTTGTATGCCACTGTGGCGGCCTTGGCCAGCCCGAAGTCCGACAGCTTCGCCGTGAAGTGCGTGCACGGTTGTTTTAGGTGGAAGCAGTGTACCGAATTGTTGTGTATTTGTGGACATTTATACTATGTGGTTTTATTATCAGGGGCGTCAAGTAAGGTGGCTGGGTTAGGTGATCATACTAGATGTATACAAGGTGTGGTTGATGGTGTGACTATGTTGGCCGGCTCCTGCAGCTTGTGCGTTCTAGCTGGTGCTAAATATGGCCTAGCCTAGAAGAATTAATAACACAACAACTGGTCAATTTTGTATCCTCGAGTGCATGTTTCGCTTGCACAAAAGAGACAGAAAAGTGCTTGCACAGAAGAGATAGAAAAGTAGAGAGAGTAGAGAGAGGGGTTAGGTGAGAGGGGTTAGGTGAGAGTAGAGAGAGCGGTTAGGTGAGGAACTAATCCAGATGCACAAGTTTGGCCAGCCAAACTTGGTCGAATCCAGGATACATAAAAGGAAGCAGGTAGAGGCGGGAGGGGGGAGATTGAGGGCAGCAGAAGGGTGCAAGTGAACTAACCTGAGCGAGGTGGGGGATTAAGGGCAGCAGAAGGGCGGAGGCTTGGTTTCTTCTTCCTTGGCTACTGTCCCtggagcagtggcggcggcggcggtgcctagTGTTTTAGGGTTTAGAGAGGGGTTCTCTCTCTCGTCATGCCTTGGCTTTTGTTTAGTGGCAGCGGCAGCAGTGCCTAGTGTTATAAGGTTTAGAGAGGGGTTCTCTCTCTCGAATGAACTATTTTTGCTTGTCTGCTTGCGCAATAATGGCAATATGCCATTTATCTTGTTATTAGGCTCTGTTAAGTTATTGTATGAACTGAACTACATTAAGTTATTGTCTGAACTGAACTAcaatttagtttttttttcttgccATGTGTGAACCCGATGTGTATTCTCTATGTTGTGAACGTGACGTGTATATTATTCAATACCTGATGTGTATtgaaaactttatgtttactttttggatTGTTAATCCattaatcatattgctttagggaaatgatgccaccaccaccaccatgtcgacggtgcaagtcaaggtgcgccagcagccttgcaactgccacgttgttcggcatctactttgagtctagttttcttcatgcggcggtaataaattatatgaaactagaaaccactattttgtttttagttttattggcattaatgcatcgtgtatatatcattttgctttttgtacacagatcatcccatgcaatgtgaggtcagaATTCAACAAGCTGATCGGAGACTCTATGACCTTTGAGGCTCCTCggggcccctacactatggaggttgagaaaggacgaaatatgacgcaggtgggaggagatggatgggtccgtttcatcgcccacatgcgtatcaccggtggtgagttgatcaacttctgcttcagagcagaaagacccaagctagccgtgatttatgtcaacaaagtagaagatgatgaggatgatgaggatgacgatgacccacttggtgaagccatcgtagctcaaataatgaggttgagcgaggaggaggtgtgcaacctatgggacatcattccgccacgtgctgactttgtcggggtgccattcgttacccgcctgacaagtaccatggttgatcggcatatcatggtatgttgcatttactgtagtaatttgatgatatgctttattgttatacttagtgtagagtccgatgatatatatgcttagtgaaccttatatgcttagtgaatctgatgatctatatgcttagtgaatccaatgatatatatgttttattgttatacttagtgtagagaccgatgatatatatgcttagtgaatctgatgatctatatgcttagtgaatccaatgatatatatgttttattgttatacttagtgtagagaccgatgatatatatgcttagtgaatccgatgatctatatgcttaatgaatccaatgatatatatgCTTCATGTAGAATCCAAAGAACTGTTAATAGTGtagaatccatatatacttattagtagaattcatgcttagcagaaatgtagtactgtcttttgatagtgtagattGTAGAATGTGTGAGACCACTTATTAATTGATGCGTTTTTCTTATTCAAagattgccaaagagcctatctgagagttgtggtatcaagcctgaagaagaaggctctgctggaatTAATACGCCTTACCGCGAGGGGCCCCGTCACCACTTGTGCGTAcagcgtggacacggacggtcgcacacacttcaactcggttgggtggaagagctacctcgtcggcaagaatcttcatgttggacaggcaatcctaattactatcaggaacacccaccgtccaggcttgaggatgatggtcgtcatcaatatcatctagaactacatatgcttgtgtgtggctgctgaaccatatatatgctagtatgactacctagtagacttatcaactatgatttatccatgcattgttgactactatatatgggtttgtgagattgtgtggttatattaaatgtggtattgtcgttaatgtttgtgagatggttctgtgaacttagtcgttaatgtttgtgagatggttctgtgaacttagtttatttgcactgggcttgtcttgatttccatgaatattgcatctgacatttttttatttctatttgcctAGTTGTAGCGTGGGGAGAAAAAGGGGCGCTACTATtacgtgatgatagtagtagcATTGGTAGAGAAacatgcgctactactaagtatctTAGCTGCAACGCTTGTTTAGAAACGTGCTACTGTTAATTAATAGttgtagcgccctagcagtagcgcgggtgcccgtgcTACTGGTATGTAAGCGCcactagtaaggttttctctagtagtgtgaGCTTGTGGTGCATCACCGAAGCTCATGTTGTGTGCATCACAGTGGTCATAAGACAACTCAGTCAACATCATCTCATCAAGATGCTTTTGCGTGCGACCGCGTGGCAAGAGGTGGTACTAGGAATAGGGTTTAattcaatgttttaaatagcgagGCTCCTCCAAATCAGCAATAGCAGGGCTATAGACGGCTATAGCCGGTTTTTAGCGGACTATTGTACATGAATACCATTTAGCTGCACCCTGCACAAAAAGATATAACAATGCTATAGTCGGCTATTGAAAACATTGGTTTACTTACACCGCTCAAATAGAAAATAAACATCTCTTACGCTGGGCTTAAGTTGACATATAATTTGTTCATTTGTCCTCCTCGAATGCAAATACATTGTAGACATGTGTCTTCTCAAAAGAAATCACAATCGCAAGGAGAAAAAGATATGCTCATAAATGGAGATTTAATGTGATATTGGAAAAAGAAATATCTTGTGACAGAAAATTGATATTGCTGTCATGATATTGGAAAAAGATATGCTCATAACTCGCTCCTTCATGGCAAGGAGCGAGTTTGAAGTGTCGGCCTACCTTCGGAATGACCACCTCGAGATCGAATGCATCATCACTGTCATGAAAAAAGTGCGGGTGTCTGAAACCAGGGTACCCCTGTCCGGCATCGCTGCGCAGCTTGCCAAGATGTTGGAAGCAAATGATATTCCAGCGGACATCAAATTCAACGTTGGAGGGGTGGTCTTCGGAGCACACAAGCTTGTCCTTGCTATACGATCACCTGTGTTCAAGGCAGAGTTCTATGGGCCGATGAAGGAGACAGGAACGCCGTTCATAACCATCAAGGACATGCAACCTGATGTCTTCAAGGCCCTGCTCCATTTCATCTACACCGATTCATTGCAGATCACGGATGATCTCGAGGGAAATGATCGCGCTGAGATGGTCCAGCACTTGCTCGTGGCTGCTGATCGGTATGATATGGAAAAGCGAAAACCGGTATGTGAGAGAATCCTTTGCGATAATTTTGATGTGGAGAATGTTGCAACTATGCTGGCTTTAGCAGATCAACATCGTTGTGACATTCTAAATGATGCTTGTGTTGGATTTATCTCCTCTCAAAAGATTATGGACTCTGTAGCGGCAACCCAAGGGTACGCGGATCTCAAAAGAAGTGGTCCGTCTATCCTTGTAGATGCACAGTTGAAGATTATGCGGAGACTCTACAAAAACTTAGATCAGCAGGTGACTGCGAGATGAATCGGACAGTTCACTTGTCAATTTAATTTGACGAATTTTGTGCTACCTTTTCTTATGCCAGCTCATACTAAGTTGAATTACCAAAGGTTAATTGAGGTTATATGAGTAGTGTGCCACTTGCCCATCACCTCATCTCAACATCAATGGTTATGACATTGTTCGCTTATCTACAAGTTTGCTGCGCCAGTTTTTAACATATTTGCATAGTTCTTTTCAGTATATTCATCATGTGTTTAAATACTGTTTGATGTCCACATACTGACTTGCTATGATAAGCTAGTCACAAGGACAAAATTAGTTGACCACTCAAATTACTGCCAATTGGTAAGCTTGAAGTTTTCGTGTTTTGTGATGATGTGTGATCTACAGAAGCTACTATGGTGTAACATATGCATTCACAGAAGGGAAGTACTAGCTAGTTCACATCTGCACATGGAGACAACACCAGCACTCTGAGCTCGCTCTTGGTGATCTCGTGGATAATGTCCTGTGTCAGCTGGTTCTTCTAGTCCCCGAATAAGTAATTTTACCGGTACCGGGATGTACCGGTTAGAAATCCACCGTCCCTCGGTGCTTCTAGATCTGTGCGGGTGGACCATACTAGTTTTTTATTTCCACCTCAGATTTCAGGATACGAGTTGTATACAACTGCAATACATGATGGACCCCACGAGTGAGGATATCAACCTCACGCCACTGTCTCTTTCCCACATCCATCTCCTTTCGCCCCACCCCATCTCTCGTCAGTTCCATGGAGGTCGGTGGTTACTCCCAGCTATGGCCGCCGCGATATCCGCCTTTTCCACCAGCATCCGACACCGGATTCGGGTTCCACTGTCGGAACCTACCACGGGAGGCACACAGaagaccggcggcggcgcggcggtacCACGAGGCCGACGAGGAGCGAGGCCTGGATCCACTGCCGTTGGCGTGGGGGGTGGCTGATCCGGCGAGATTCCTCGATCCACTGCCGTTGGCGTGGGGGTGGCGTGGGGGAACACGTTGGACATGATCATGATCATGGACACGTTGGACATGATCATGGGcactatatatgtgtgtgtgtgtgtgtgtataggtaAATTatatgggacacctaggtgcctgggcatcTAGATGCCCGTTATAGTAAGTAATATTCATGGTGCATGATGTACAATCCACGACATATGACTTTCCAAATCTTGTTTGCATGCACTATCAGTTCTAATAGGCAATTATTGCTTTCCAAAAATAATATTCTAGTACTTACCTAGCAATGATTCCTGTCCAAAATAAAAGGGTATGTATATACACTCTGATTTTTTAATGTATCAAATATGACAAAATAATACGAAATATCGTCGCAAATGTTTGTATGTATAATTACGACGTATATTATGCATTCTTCTGGTGTTTTACTTTTCAAGGTATCTAGTATTAAAAAATTTAGGGCCGGGTCACACTTTTTGGCGactaatatttttttcaaaaataaagtcACCAAATAATATTAAATGTAATCCTAATTATTTTTTACTTTTACAAATATATATGATGCATGCTAATACCCACACGTGATTTTTAGTACATACATGGACCTAATATATCATATCCGCATACCCTTTTTTCAATACATGCATGCTTTGAAGATACACACAAAACTAATATACTTTGAACGGTACATAACCCAAA from Triticum aestivum cultivar Chinese Spring chromosome 3B, IWGSC CS RefSeq v2.1, whole genome shotgun sequence includes these protein-coding regions:
- the LOC123067858 gene encoding BTB/POZ and MATH domain-containing protein 1-like, translated to MARSEFEVSAYLRNDHLEIECIITVMKKVRVSETRVPLSGIAAQLAKMLEANDIPADIKFNVGGVVFGAHKLVLAIRSPVFKAEFYGPMKETGTPFITIKDMQPDVFKALLHFIYTDSLQITDDLEGNDRAEMVQHLLVAADRYDMEKRKPVCERILCDNFDVENVATMLALADQHRCDILNDACVGFISSQKIMDSVAATQGYADLKRSGPSILVDAQLKIMRRLYKNLDQQVTAR